The following proteins are co-located in the Trichocoleus sp. FACHB-46 genome:
- a CDS encoding YlxR family protein, which translates to MKPNYRRCASCRKLASKQDFWRIVRVHSSQTVQLDQGMGRSAYLCPEVSCLQAAQKKNRLGRSLKASVPPDLYQTLEQRLAKARAVDGLKPDRALE; encoded by the coding sequence ATGAAGCCTAACTACCGTCGGTGCGCTAGTTGTCGGAAGCTGGCTTCCAAACAGGATTTCTGGCGCATTGTGCGGGTGCATTCCTCGCAAACGGTACAATTAGATCAGGGCATGGGGCGCTCTGCTTACCTGTGTCCTGAGGTTAGTTGCTTGCAAGCCGCCCAGAAGAAAAATCGATTAGGGCGATCGCTGAAAGCTTCAGTACCACCCGATTTGTACCAAACCTTAGAGCAGCGTTTGGCAAAAGCAAGGGCAGTCGATGGACTAAAACCAGATCGCGCTCTAGAATGA